TCAACACTAAAAAATACGTTCCCTTGGCGATAAACCAAGTTACCGTTATTTAAAAATTGTGGCTTAGATTCGGTCGCTGATGTGGCTGTAATTTGTTTAAGCTCACCTGTTTTTATGTTTTTAACAAACACATTGCCTTTAAAAGTATAGGCTTGCAGTGCTTTATCATTTGAATAAACGGCTTTTGCAGCGCCTAAAGTATGTAGTTTATTTAAAGCAACCTGTTGCGCTGTTTGCTCAGTTACACCTTGGCTGTACACATCGCGCAGCGTGCTGCCTTGTTGTTTTTGCGAATAAATAATAGTTGAAGAATCACTCGCCCAATAGGCATTTTGTGGCTTGTTACCCATCCAATCAGGATCAGCCATCGCTTGCTCTAGGGTAATATTTTGCGTTCCGCTATCTGCTGGTGTGTTTACAACCGCTAAAGCAGGTGTGGCTACTTTTGCGCTTTGCTCTGATGAGGTGGTTGCAGTTGCACTACAACCTGCAAGCATAACGCTTGAGGCAACAGCCAGTGCCACTAATGTTTTAGATGAAGATAATTTAAAAATCATAGTGCTTCTATACGGTTATTATAATTGAGCCGTATTTAAGCAGAAGCACTTGAGTTATTGCAATTTTTTAAGACAAATAGCACATTAATAAGGTAAAGCTGTGTTTACTCTACAATAAGGTCAAGCCACACTAAGCGATGATCGCTTGATGCGTTTCTGTCTTTTATTAATCGATACTGCTCGCTGTTTTCAGTGGGCCAAAACACCCCACCATCCACTATTTTAAACCCATAATTTGAAGGGAGTACATAATCTACACGGGCTTGCCAGTTAGCAGTAAAATTTTGCGCATAAGCTTGAGTGTATTGCTCTTTTGCACCATCACTTTTTGGTATAAATTGCGCGTTAATAAGCGGGTTATTTAAAATTTGATTAGTGGTCTCTAGCCTTGCTTTGTCGCCCTCTGGCGCTGCATTTAAATCGCCTAAAATAACAAAACGCGTATTTTCTTTTAAGCCACCTTTTTGGCCTTTATCATCATAAAGATAAGGCTTATTCGTCACATAATCGGCAATTAACCTGACTTCATCGTGATTACGTTTACCGTTTCTGTCTTCATCGCCATCAAACACTGGCGGCGTTGGGTGCGAGGCCAATACATGAACCGTTTTGTCGTTTATAACAACAGGTACATCCCAAAACGATTTAGAGCTGAGCCTAAACGCCTGCCATTCTTGCTCGTTATACCAATTTTCACCTGTTTTTGGGTGCACAGGCATGTGTGCATTAGGCATATCTTTATATTTAAATGTTTGTAATGTGCGTAGTTTTTCAAGGTTAATAGGATACTTAGATAAAATAGCCATCCCGTAGTGGCCTTCAAAAAAGCCAAAACCTTGCGCATCACCCATTACACCGGTTGTTTTACCATTATTATCTAAGTCAAATTTAGTGGCTAAGCCTGTATTTACAGGGGCAATAAAACTGTATGGGTACTCAATGGCGTGTTGCTTGTTTTGGCTTATGTTCAAGTAATGCTTTTTAAAATACTCAATACCCTGCTCTTTTGGTACGTAGTCAAATTCGTTGAGCAAAATAATATCAGGGCGTACACGCTGTATTATTTCAGCAATATTTTTAATTTGTTGATGATTGGCTTTAAGTGCATTGACTAAAGCATCTGGGTTAACCTGCTCGCCTTGAGGAGTATGATTTGTTGCATCCATACTCACATTAAATGTAGCTACACGCACGGTTTCACTCGCTAATGCGTTAAAGCTAAATGAAGCGGCGACTACAAGGGCGCCATAAATTGTTTTTAGTTTCATTTTTTTACTTCAAAA
The sequence above is drawn from the Pseudoalteromonas espejiana DSM 9414 genome and encodes:
- a CDS encoding endonuclease/exonuclease/phosphatase family protein; this encodes MKLKTIYGALVVAASFSFNALASETVRVATFNVSMDATNHTPQGEQVNPDALVNALKANHQQIKNIAEIIQRVRPDIILLNEFDYVPKEQGIEYFKKHYLNISQNKQHAIEYPYSFIAPVNTGLATKFDLDNNGKTTGVMGDAQGFGFFEGHYGMAILSKYPINLEKLRTLQTFKYKDMPNAHMPVHPKTGENWYNEQEWQAFRLSSKSFWDVPVVINDKTVHVLASHPTPPVFDGDEDRNGKRNHDEVRLIADYVTNKPYLYDDKGQKGGLKENTRFVILGDLNAAPEGDKARLETTNQILNNPLINAQFIPKSDGAKEQYTQAYAQNFTANWQARVDYVLPSNYGFKIVDGGVFWPTENSEQYRLIKDRNASSDHRLVWLDLIVE